The Corythoichthys intestinalis isolate RoL2023-P3 chromosome 1, ASM3026506v1, whole genome shotgun sequence genome has a segment encoding these proteins:
- the LOC130927054 gene encoding gastrula zinc finger protein XlCGF7.1-like, with amino-acid sequence MPYIKQEAEPETLYIKEEEQEDEIAFPLTISVKSEEDEGSSEESKAERRLNDASFEHPTTKAEGQSQLDGLLAPLSDSNDVTSNSSDLNTDEEDVDFGQNALKSLNKSSLIRATTECAGGKRFACSLCDKTFFTKRELTIHTRRHTGEKPFVCSLCDKRFCTKPELTIHTRRHTGEKPFVCSVCGKRFLEKAKLINHGRTHTGEKPFACPFCDKRFCWKVQLTTHARQHTGEKPFTCPFCGKGFAEKGNLDKHIRTHTGEKPFACSLCDKRFNDKRNLNTHTRTHTGEKPFACSLCNKRFCLKHQLTRHVSTHTGEKAEKCSV; translated from the coding sequence ATGCCGTACatcaaacaggaggcggagCCAGAGACCCTATacattaaagaagaagaacaggaaGATGAAATCGCGTTTCCACTGACTATCAGTGTGAAGAGTGAAGAAGACGAAGGTTCAAGTGAAGAGAGCAAAGCAGAAAGACGTTTGAATGACGCTTCATTTGAACACCCAACAACAAAAGCTGAGGGACAATCGCAGCTGGACGGCCTCTTGGCTCCGCTCTCGGACAGCAATGACGTAACATCAAATTCTTCTGACCTTAACACTGATGAGGAGGATGTTGACTTTGGTCAAAATGCTTTGAAATCCTTAAACAAGTCATCATTGATAAGAGCTACAACAGAATGCGCGGGAGGGAAACGTTTTGCCTGCTCACTTTgcgacaaaacattttttacaaaGCGAGAGTTAACAATACACACGAGaagacacactggagaaaagccttttgtctgctcactttgcgataaaaggtTTTGTACAAAGCCTGAGTTGACAATACACACGAGaagacacactggagaaaaaccttttgtctgctcagtttgtgggaaAAGATTCCTTGAAAAAGCAAAGTTAATTAACCATGGAAGAActcacactggagagaaaccttttgcctgcccATTTTGTGATAAACGCTTTTGTTGGAAGGTCCAGTTAACAACACATGCGCGtcaacacactggagaaaagcctttcacCTGCCCGTTTTGTGGTAAAGGATTCGCTGAGAAGGGAAATTTAGACAAACAcataagaacacacactggagagaagccttttgcctgctctctttgtgataaaagattcAACGACAAGCGAAATTTAAACACGCATACAAGAACTCACacaggagagaagcctttcgcttGCTCACTTTGCAATAAAAGATTTTGTCTGAAGCACCAGTTAACAAGACACGttagtacacacactggagaaaaagctGAGAAGTGCAGCGTGTGA
- the LOC130927046 gene encoding gastrula zinc finger protein XlCGF57.1-like, whose protein sequence is MPYNKQEAEPETTYIKEEEQENKIVPFPPGDIVRSEEEGPSEERRAAKPLNESSFEHPKTKDVTVEDLQSEKHDSPHVKQESEISDIKQEAEPETHRIKGEQEDENPKFPIIISARREDSRASKSSSNKSFQHLTSKSEGRSKPDVLIAPLSDSDDVTSHSSDFNSDEEDVDFDRNASKSSNKSSVKRDTIESTGRKPFTCSFCDKRFCTKRDLTRHTRTHTREKPVVCSICDKRFWTKHELTIHTRRHTGEKPFPCSVCGKRFTENRELIKHGRTHTGEKPFACSLCDKRFGMKVQLTTHTRKHTGEEAFPCSVCGKRFTEKGNLDRHERAHTGEKPFACSLCDKRFLQKQQLTIHMRTHTKEKPFACTFCDKRFNQKGNLNKHTRTHTGEKPFACSICDERFCLKQQLTTHTRKHTGEKPFSCSFCTKTFAGKGHLNRHERTHTGEKPFACSLCDKRFLQKQQLTIHMRAHTKEKPFACTFCDKRFNQKGNLNTHLRTHTGEKPLACTLCDKRFRWNHQFTSHMSTHTGEKRLNCSV, encoded by the exons ATGCCGTACAACAAACAGGAGGCGGAGCCAGAGACCACCTacattaaagaagaagaacaggaaAACAAAATCGTCCCGTTTCCACCGGGTGACATTGTGAGGAGCGAGGAAGAAGGTCCAAGCGAAGAGAGGAGAGCAGCAAAACCTTTGAACGAGAGCTCATTTGAACACCCAAAAACAAAAG ACGTTACTGTTGAAGATCTTCAGTCTGAGAAGCATGATTCCCCCCACGTTAAACAAGAGTCGGAAATATCAGACatcaaacaggaggcggagCCAGAGACCCACAGAATTAAAGGAGAACAAGAAGATGAAAATCCCAAATTTCCAATTATTATCAGTGCAAGGCGTGAAGACAGCAGGGCATCTAAATCTTCAAGCAACAAATCCTTTCAACACCTGACATCAAAAAGTGAGGGACGATCAAAACCGGACGTCCTCATAGCTCCGCTCTCAGACAGCGATGACGTAACATCACACTCTTCTGACTTCAACTCTGATGAGGAGGATGTTGACTTTGACCGAAATGCTTCGAAATCCTCAAACAAGTCATCAGTGAAAAGAGACACGATAGAAAGCACGGGCAGGAAACCTTTTACCTGCTCATTTTGCGACAAAAGATTTTGTACAAAGCGAGATTTAAcaagacacacaagaacacacactcgaGAAAAGCCTGTTGTCTGCTcgatttgcgataaaagattttggaCAAAGCATGAGTTGACAATACATACGAGaagacacactggagaaaaaccttttccctgctcagtttgtgggaaAAGATTTACAGAGAACAGAGAGTTGATCAAGCACGGAAGAActcacactggagagaaaccttttgcctgctcactttGCGATAAACGCTTTGGTATGAAGGTCCAGCTAACAACACACACGCGTAAGCACACTGGAGAAGAGGCTTtcccctgctcagtttgtggtaaaagattcactgagAAGGGAAATTTAGACAGACACGAAAgagcacacactggagagaagccttttgcctgctctctgtgcgataaaagatttttgcAGAAGCAACAGTTAACAATACACATGCGCACACACACCAAggagaaaccttttgcctgcacttTTTGTGATAAAAGATTCAACCAAAAGGGAAATTTAAACAAACATACAAGAACGCACaccggagagaagccttttgcctgctcaattTGCGATGAAAGATTTTGTCTAAAGCAACAGTTGACAACACACACGAGaaaacacactggagaaaagcctttctcCTGCTCGTTTTGTACTAAAACATTCGCTGGGAAGGGGCATTTAAACAGACAtgaaagaacacacactggagagaagccttttgcctgctctctttgtgataaaagattttTGCAGAAGCAACAGTTAACAATACACATGCGTGCACACACCAAggagaaaccttttgcctgcacattttgcgataaaagattcaaCCAAAAGGGAAATTTAAACACTCATCTAAGAACGCACACAGGAGAGAAGCCTttagcctgcacactttgtgataaaagatttCGTTGGAATCATCAGTTCACTTCACACAtgagtacacacactggagaaaaacgttTGAATTGCAGCGTGTGA